Within the Nitrospira sp. genome, the region ACGTCGATACAAACCCACCCAGCAAGAAGTAGGTCAGTTGACGAGTGAGGATGCCCGCAAAGATCGCGAGAATAAGGATGATCACCTCATCCAACTCCCACCAGAGGATTTGCGGCTGCGTATCGATGTATCGCGGGATCTTCACCATCAGATCACCATCTCTTGAGCATCTGATAACCAATCGACTTCATCGTGCCTTCTTCTAAACTACGAAGGGGACGGAACTGACGCTCCGTCCCCTTCGGCCGATTACATCGTCCCGGCCGTGATCGTCGGAATGATGTTGGGCAGATAGAACGAGCCCATCGCCACACCGACACCCGCGCCCAGACCGACCCAGTTACCTCGGATCGCGGAGCCCACGCCCATCAGGGCCGCGAACAAGGCCAACAGGGTACCGAGGCTCCCCTGCAACCAGCCGGTTACCTGCAGGACAAGCGGAGCAAAGGTGGCATCCGCGCCTGCATTGGCCACACCGGCAGACAGGATCAACAGAGCGAACGCAAAAAGTGACTTCTTCATGGAAGGACCTCCATCACAGTGTTTGGAAACGATTGATGATTCGACGTCATGCCAAACTGAATGTGTCTGAAAGGTCGGTTTTACTGGGTCACCCTCGCCCCTCCTTTGCTGGCCTCAGAAGTCCCCTGGACCGGAGACGCCGACCGTGTCTCTATGGGTAACTTGACCCGCTCCACACATGGGGAGCTATAAATCGCCGTCACCGAGAGGATCGATCGTCCCTCTGATCCCTGTGTTCCCACTGTCTGAACCTCCTCAACAAAGCTGGGTCTTGTCACCAACAGCCGCTCAACGTATTTTCGAACCGCGGCAGTGCGTGACTGCCCAACCTCTTGAGTATTACGTCCCTCTGCTTCCTGTGACACAAAGCGCGTCACCGACACCCCAGCCGGTTTGTCTGTCAGCAAGGTTGCCAACAGCCCCTGCTGCTCCTTCGTCAACTCACGACCGTCTTTCGTAAATGACAGCTCCACGGTACGAACACGGTACGTTAGCTGACAGGACGACATTGGGCTGACCCCTCTAGCCGAATTCGGCAACAGGTTGGTCTCCCGAATGACCGCTGAACCCGGTTCTACGGTCATACTGGACAACGGAGGTGGTGGTGGAGGGACCTGAATAGCCTTCGCTCCATTCGGCGACAGCACAGTAGGCGGAGTGCAGAAGTCCGGTTGGCCGACCATCCACTGGGGAGTCGCCTCAAAACGAGCCACCCCAGACTCAAACGCGGTCGTCTCCTGACAAAACATCAACCCGATTGATGTGAGAATCACGCTTAACATATTGCCTCTTCTATTCGTCGATGAGAGACCAGCGCACCAGGATCTATTGAGACTTTGCTTTTGCCGCTCCAGTCCGAGCACCCTGGCGCCACAACTCAACCCCAAATACGAGCGCAATCGTCAATCCGCACCCAATCAACACATGGACGAAGTTAAACTCTAGCGTTGCCATACCGCCTCCTCCTGACGAGTTCACACAACTAGACACCTATTACGTTCTTCGTGGCTTGACATCCTCCCCGGCACGAAGACCGGAGATTCCTACGGCGTTCAAGCCCCAACAGCAGCCTGAATCGCTTCAGTGGGTTCCTTGGCCGAGCGCGCAACCGCTGCTCGTATCTCCAAAGGCGTGAATTCCCGTGTGCCCCACGGTACATCGAACACAATACACTCCGGATGAGACGAGACAGCGACATCGAACCGCTGTCTCTTCTGCTCTCTCCATCCTCCCCCTGAACGGGGAGGCATTCCGCGCAGTAGGGTAAAATCCCTGCATAGGTCGACGCCGCTCGCTCCACCAGATCGGAGTCCGAATCTGAAACGACGTCGATACTGGCTGCCATCGTCAGCATCACCACACCCACGTGATCGCCATATTTCCCCGAAACGTGGATTTAAGTGGCGATGAACCGAAGTCATGCCCAGCCCCCGTAGTTAAGATCCATTCCGGTCGGATCGCCCACATGAGTCCCACTTCAGGCGTCCACACATACGCGCCCGCTTGCGTCGGATCCTGCCCATAGGTGACGCTCGCCACGCCACCCAATTCTGAGGTAAAGGCTCGCACCAAACCCGCGCGACCGTACCAGATCGACCGTTGCCCCACGCTCTGCAACCCAGGCCGCACCTCCGGTGTCACCTGGAACCCCACATTCGCGTGCGCCCACCAATGTCCCCACCACTGGCTCCCCAAATCCCATGAGGCCAACAATTCAGTCCGCGCCGATGGCTCACTCCATGGGCCCGTCACAGGGACCTGACCCGTCACTCGAATACCGAGACTCGGAAGGGCTAAATCCCCCTCCTGTTGTTTGTTAAACCGGTACAACAACCCCACTCGCACTCCTCGTGGATCATCCACGGTCCCAGGATGCAATGGCCCCCACGCGGTGGTGCCACCAGCAAACACCTCGAGACCCGACACCACTCCCCAGCGAACATCGACCGTTTGGCGAACTCGCACCTCCTGCGATTCGACCTTGTCAAATCGAAAGGCAGGCTGCACCACCACGTTACCCTTATTGATTGGATAGGCATCATCCAATTGAGTTGGGAATCCGGGTGACAAGTTCAGAGGCGACACCTCTGCCCCAGCCGACGACCAACTGACCAACCCCAATACGAGAATCGTCACACGTAGTTGCCACATAGCACGACCTCACAAGTTAATCTCTGTCCCTGTGACCTATTACGTTCAAACCGGACTAGATGAAGGAGAAGACTGAGTAGATCGCAGAGCAGATCAGAAATGGAGGGAGGTCAAATGCCAGGACACAGCTCATCAACACGCGAGGGCGTTCGCAATCTCAACCACTCACGTCAGGGTAAACCAACGGCGTCAGGACAAGAATGGCTGCGAAGCAGACACAGCGCACGATGCCGTGTCAGCCGAATCGGTCGACTAGAGCGCACATAACACAATGTCCCGTTCCGTCAGACTTGCTCATTCCTGCTCACACAGGAACGACGCTGACTTCCTGCTTCGCCGAGGCCGGTTTCACCCGGATCTTGCGATCCGAGCCAGAGCCTTCCTCTCCACAGGCTGACACCGTGGAACTCACGGCGTAATGGCTCACAACGCGCAATTACCTATTTAACTGTTCAAGCCCCATAGAAATATTACGCTGAGGCGCGAAAAGCCCCGTCATTCATGGCGGGGATGTCAAGCTCAAGCGGACATGAGCCGTGACACTGTGACACACCCCCCTGTGTCACAGTCTTAGATGTCGGGATCTCGGACCGTGACACACCCCCCTATGTCACAGTGTCAAGTTATCCACAAGGCAACCTTTCACCACACGAGGAACTTATGTTTATCGACGCAATCCATGGAGCCGCCCTGATGGGTTTACATGACAGTGCCTATCGTCCACGCCCATCCATGGCAGGACCTGAACGGTGTTTACGCCAAATCGTCTACAAGGGCCGTGGAGTCGAAGGTGCCCCGGTCGGCTCTCGCTTGGCCATGGTCCTTAAAGACGGCGACGCGCACGAACGTGTCTCCATCGACGTTCTTCGCCATACCCTGTTACACATTCACAGCGAGCAACACCCCATCGATCTCGTCAATGCACTGCCATGGCGTGCACACCTCCCAGGCTACACCTGCTCTGTCTGCACCCCGTCCGGTGACATCCCTCGCATTATTCCTGCGAGCACATTGCATGGTCACCTCGACTATTTAGGTCGAGATCTCTTTGGGGATAACCTTCTCGGTGAACACAAAGGCGTTGTCTCCCATATCTTCAAACGCTTCTGGGAAGGGGAGAAAGAGCCGTTGGACTATTTCACTCAGAACGTGTGTTATTTCCGCGGGCTCCGAGAAGAAGACCTTATCGTCAACACCGGTGGCCTGCTCATCAAAAACAAAGACACCAGCGCCTATCTGGAATTTGAACTCGAATACGACTACGACCAGGATCGTCTGTTCGTGGGGAATATGATCTACGCGCCCGGACTCGAACGACGGGCCGTCAACAAGACATACACTGGCCTCTATCACCAAGCCATTGAGAAGTTTCGCCTGGCCGACCAACATATTGCCGACCAGACGCTCCCTCCTAGACTCGATGATGCCGACGACACGCGCTGTCTCTACTGCCCATACCAAGATCTCTGCTGGGAAGGATATGAACAACCACCGCTCACCCAAGCACTCATGCTTCCAGACCATCTCCTCCCACTCGCAAAAGAGCTCTTCGACCTCGAAGCCGAACTCAAACAACTCAAACCCAAATCCGATCGGCAGGAGGAATTAAAAACTACCCTCATCAAGGAACTCACCGTCCTCCAAGCCACCACACTCACAAGTCCCGACCTTGAAATCCAACTGACACAAAGTTCTCAGAACCGGCTAGACGAGAAACGCTTACCGACAAGCATCAAGAAGGCCTTTATCAAAACCATCACCGTCAATCGCCTCACGGTCCGCCGCCCAAAACCCCAGGCCAAAAGCAAACGGGCTCGCCCGCGTCCAACTTCCACGCTAACGACAATCCCAAGCGGCACGCACCAAACCGCAGCGTAGCAAGTATCCAACGACCGCATCCTCATCTCTCATTACCTACGTTACGCGCAAAGCCCCGCCATTCATAGCGAGGATGACACACGTGAAGTCCTCTGTAATAGAGAAGGGATCCGCGCACGCTATGCATCGACTGCAAGCCTACAAGTTTGAGCTGCGCCCGACTGGGGAACAGCAGCGCCTCATGCGCCGCGTTGCCGGGTCCTGTCGATTTGTCTTTAATAAAGGACTCGAGTTGCAGCAGCAACGCTACGAACGAGGTGAGAAGACGCTTCGCTATGCCGGGCTGTGTAAGGTCCTGACGCAGTGGAAGTCACAGTCTGACAGGTTGTGGCTGGCTGAGACACCGAGCCAGGCCCTGCAACAGGCACTCAAGGATTTGGAGCGGGCCTACGCCAACTTCTTTGCCCAGCGCGCTGCCTTCCCGCGCTTCAAGAAGAAGGACCGAGCCGATCACTTCCGCTATCCGCAAGGGGTCCGACTCGATGAAGCCAATAGCCGTGTCTACCTCCCCAAGCTCGGGTGGCTCCGCTACCGCAACAGTCGCGAAGTGTTGGGGACGGTGAAGAATGTCACGGTGAGCCAGTCCTGCGACACATGGTTCATCTCGATCCAGACGGAGCGAGAGGTCCCTCGCCCCATGCCGCAGGCGACCACCGCCGTGGGGATCGATCTGGGGATCGTCCGGTTCGCCACGCTCTCCGACGGCACGGTCTATGTCCCGCTCCACAGTTTTAAGAACCATGAAACGCGGCTGCGCAAGGCGCAGCAGGCCATGAATCGGAAAGTGAAATTCAGCCAGAACTGGAAGAAGGCGAAAGCCCGCATCCAGCGCATCCATGCCCGCATCGGGAACGCCCGTCGCGACTACCTGCACAAAGCCTCTTCTACCATCAGCCACAACCACGCGATGGTATCCATGGAGGACTTGCAGGTCAGCACCATGAGTCGATCGGCACGAGGGACTGTCGAGCAACCCGGGCGAAACGTGCGAGCTAAGGCAGGCTTGAATCGCTCGATCCTTGATCAAGGCTGGGGCGAGTTCAGAAGACAGCTGGAGTACAAACTAACATGGAAAGGAGGATGGCTTGTTCCTGTGCCGCCGCAGCACACGAGTCAAACCTGTCCCTCGTGCAGTCATGTGTCAGCGGACAACCGCCAGACCCAAGCGCGGTTCGCGTGCGTCATGTGTGGCTTTGAGGACCATGCGGATCTTGTTGGGGCCATCAATATTCTAAGGGCGGGACACGCCCGATTCGCCTGTGAAGTGAGCGGTGCACCACGGCCGCCAGCAACAGGAACTCACCGAAACGGATTGGGAGAGCACACGACCTCCCACGTCGTAGGAATCGCCGCCCTTTAGGACGGCGAGGATGTCAAAGAAGGAGCCCGATTATGCAACCAGTACCCCAGACACCAAAACGCCGCTTTGTCAGCATCGTCGGACTGAGTGACGAACGCCGGATCCCTCGGCTCGGCCGCATCCGATTAGGCCACGTCAACTTCAACACCGATTCGGACAAATCCCGTCCCGAAGAAGACGCGTTCTTTCATGTCCCCCAAGAAGTCGCTGCCGTCTACGGAACTACCCCAACCGAACTGGATATCCTCTTCCCAGTCAACGATCGGAGTGTGGTATTCCCCCAAGCCTACGAATACTACGGCAGTAGTCGCCGATTGCTCTGTTCCGGGGACGGCCGTCAGGCCATGCGCTGGGATTCTCAAAAACTGACGATGCAGCCCACGGAGTGTCCGTGCAATCTCTTGGGTGAAGGATGTAAACAACGAGGGCATCTCCTCGTCATGCTGCCGAGAGTCCGACAAACCGGGGTCTACCAGATCGACACGAGTAGTCTCATGTCCATCATCAACATCAACTCCTTCCTCCATATGTTGGCCCCGGAAGACGACCCAGACAATGGCCTCCTCGGATACTTCGCCATGGTCCCCATGAAACTGCGCCGTGTCCCCCGTGACATCTACCCCAAAGGGTACCATCGCAAATCCTACCCATTAGAACTGGTCTTGGATGCCACCGACGACGAAATCAAGGAGCTCCGAGCCCAGAAGGAGAAAACTCTCGCCCAAACGCGTAAGTGGACCGTCCAAGTCCCGGAACAAACCAATCCCGAACAAGACCAGGGCTCCATCATCACCATTGATGGACAAGATCCCAGCGCCGTGGCCGCAGCAGCTCCCGCTGATCAGTCGGCCCAACCGCAGACTCCCACACCCGCACAGCCCGCAGCGACAGCCGACGCCCCGCTAGGCGTACCACCTGTCTCGCAACCATCAGACCCCAGCCCCCAGCCCCCAGCGACCACAAGTCGACCGACCCAGAATCCACAGGCCTCCCATCAACCCCCGCCAACTCCCGCCGCCCCAATGCGAAGCGATCGGGTGACCCCCGCCCAGCGGAACCGGATCTTATCGAAGACCAGACCCGTGCAGATTCCCGATCAGGTCGTAGACGCACTGATCGAGACCTACACGAAAAAGCAGGCGTCAGAATTGATCAATCAACTGGATGCAGGGAATTTCAGTGCCTTCGACCGCCGCGAACACCGCGAGGTCCCACTACCGGTCGCGGTGTAATTGATACCACTCGGCTTTTGACCTTCCGCTGAAGGCGTGACCCGTTACGAGAGGAACGAAACACGAGTTCCAAATCTTTACGTGACGCTGGCGGCATACTCAACAATGCCGCCAGTAAGTCATGCTGACCAGATATCATTCGATGGAAGTCCTGTGTAGGCTCATTGGCAAGCGCTAAATAGATCTCCTCACTGGCCCCCAATACCTGAGCCACTCGACGCACTTGCTCCACCGTGAGGATCGCTTCCCCCTGAAGCACCCGATTCAGCAGCCGCCAGGGCACCTTCGCGGCCATCAACCTGTCTCGCAGGCGCCGCCGGAAATGCTTGACCATGTCCTGTTCAATCCGCTGTCGGAATACCGCCGGCATCCCGAGAGGAATAGTGGGAATCGAGAACTCCTCCACGGTCATTCGCGGGAAGACATAGTGCGCTCGAGCCCGTAACATGGCTTGTTCATATTCAGTCCGTTTCGCCGCCGTCTGTCCACAGAACTGGGCAATACGTCGAATCATCTCCTGCCCCGGCTTTTTACCGCTATTTGGACGGCAATAGTTACAAATAGAGCCCTGCGACACCTTCAATTCCTTGGCAAACTCGCGCTGAGAACGATATCCGGCAGCACGGATAATACCCGTGATGACCATCGCGAACCGAGCTTCTGGGGTCAGTGCGCGCTCGGGTCCTGCCGAATTGTTCATGAATAACCGCCGAAGCGTAATAGTAGAGTGCTGCTCGCACTATGACATGGATGTAATCACGCTGCAACGATTATTACGCCCATAAACACAAGAGATGAGCCGCTCCACACCCATTCACTCCCACTGTGTCACCGTATCCTGTGCACATTTGAT harbors:
- the traL gene encoding type IV conjugative transfer system protein TraL, giving the protein MVKIPRYIDTQPQILWWELDEVIILILAIFAGILTRQLTYFLLGGFVSTYCIMKLKSGKSKGYVFHWFYWLGIPSFQFRGLPPGDRREFLE
- a CDS encoding transposase; amino-acid sequence: MHRLQAYKFELRPTGEQQRLMRRVAGSCRFVFNKGLELQQQRYERGEKTLRYAGLCKVLTQWKSQSDRLWLAETPSQALQQALKDLERAYANFFAQRAAFPRFKKKDRADHFRYPQGVRLDEANSRVYLPKLGWLRYRNSREVLGTVKNVTVSQSCDTWFISIQTEREVPRPMPQATTAVGIDLGIVRFATLSDGTVYVPLHSFKNHETRLRKAQQAMNRKVKFSQNWKKAKARIQRIHARIGNARRDYLHKASSTISHNHAMVSMEDLQVSTMSRSARGTVEQPGRNVRAKAGLNRSILDQGWGEFRRQLEYKLTWKGGWLVPVPPQHTSQTCPSCSHVSADNRQTQARFACVMCGFEDHADLVGAINILRAGHARFACEVSGAPRPPATGTHRNGLGEHTTSHVVGIAAL